The Marasmius oreades isolate 03SP1 chromosome 2, whole genome shotgun sequence genomic sequence GTACAAGGACCTCCTTCCAAATCTCTCCAATCTCCTTGCAGAACTCGTGAAAGGCATGACACCTCTTGGGTCGCTTCATTTGTTCGGTATCAGCCCTGAACTAAAGAACGCCAGCCCAAGTGTCATCAGTGAACTTACCCTGTCCGGGTTCACGATACTCACAGAAACTGACACGACAATTATTGCGCAGAAACCTTCTCAAGTTTTAGCTCCACTAAGTTTGAAGCGCAAGTCCAGACCCAACACCGATCTCGCCGCAAAGAAGGCCTTATGGACACTTTCTTCCACACCTTCCACACCGACAATAGATGCCGACTCACTCCTCACGGCTTCCGATAAAAAACGTCCTGTACCCACGTGCGAACCTGTGAATCCCGCCGCATCGCGACGGAAGAGAGCTTGCAAAGGTTGTACGTGTGGATTGGCagagttggaggaggaggaagcgaGGACCGGGCTAAGGAAGGTTGTCCTGTTAGACGGTTCAGAGGGTGGTGGAACAACTGAGGTAAAACAGAGTGAGAAAGAGAGACTAATCACTGCTGCGAAAGCTGCACCTAAGGCAACTAGCAGCTGTGGTAGCTGCTTTTTGGGTGATGCTTTCAGATGTGCTAGTTGTCCGTACCTGGGTGAGTGGAATGTGTTGTCATCTCAGTTGGCATTACCACTGACGCGACGTTCCATATCTAGGGCTGCCTGCTTTCAAGCCCGGAGAGAAGGTAGAAATTGATTTCGGAATGGATGACATTTAAGCGCCCATTCCTCGTCCATCCATCTCAAGGGGATTCTACGTTGGACGATATCATACATGCCGATAGTTATCATTCGGCCCGTTATTTAATATGGTTGTAACATTTAGAGAATTTCGGCCAATAAGCAAATTCGTCGCAACCTTTCCGGTACCAGTACACAAATACTAACACTTGAATTCTGTTCTGGAAGTCCTCCGGTATAATGACGAACATGAAATATAGAATAACagataaggaaaagaaataattgTTGAACATTATGCATAGTGGTACCATATGTGTCTGTGCGGTGAGATACAACAAGAGCAGAAATGAAGGGATAAGTAGGTTGTGTTAATcaagaagaaatgaagtatGTAGGTCTGAAGCATAGGAGCTTTCTACAAACAGAAGGATCAAAGCAACCTGCGAAAGCACCGCAATTGTTCTTTTTTTGAATACGGAGAAAAGCCAAAAAGATTCATTCCCTCCTCACGCAACCGTTCTTTTCGTCATCCAGGTACTGACCGATGGCCAGGATGTCCTGACCAGCTCGTCTGAGATACCCAGCCAACACAGTCTTCTCCACATGCGGCAGCAGGTCAGCGAGCCTATTAACCTGAGAAGCGAAGGCTGGATCATCTTCCCTCTCCTTGTCCCTCCTTTCACTCCCAGCCAGTCGATGACTGGAATCTGACACTGAGGAAGACGAGAGATTATACATCGACGGTCGTCGTCCAACAGTCCCACTTCCCGATTCGCTTCCACTACCCGCATCAAAACCTTTACTTGAGCTCGGGCTAGGACTGAGCATCAACGTTTTCGCTCTTCCGGGAAGCGCCCGAGGTCCTCCTGGTATACTCTGAGAAGTATCGACCAACACGGGACTCGAAATTGTATTCCCATTGATAGATGCACTATGTGGTGGGGGTTTAGTCAGTCGTGCCTTGCCACCGCCGTGTCCACTGTCACTAGATCCTCCACGATGCCGATTGATACTTGCTTTTCTCCCCAAACTCGCGAAGAATCCTCCCGTGCCCCGACTTGACGTTGGTGTCGCAAGGTGCCCAAGTAATCCTCCCTTCTCGTTTGAAGTACTCTTGATCGCTAATGATGGATAGGGCAGACGAGGAGCAGAGGATACCGGTGACATCGAGGACGAACTTGATATCATCGTAGGAATCATCAGATCCGTCGCAGTGGATGCATCTGGACGTCTGGGAA encodes the following:
- the DRE2 gene encoding electron carrier (BUSCO:EOG09265040), which translates into the protein MPPTAVDITPTTSTFIDTRTTSSTVKGRALVIGSLSTAQDGKYQSMINELEGSRTVERQMLDRLVDGATSLTPSTYNSVHVTLAESEYKDLLPNLSNLLAELVKGMTPLGSLHLFGISPELKNASPSVISELTLSGFTILTETDTTIIAQKPSQVLAPLSLKRKSRPNTDLAAKKALWTLSSTPSTPTIDADSLLTASDKKRPVPTCEPVNPAASRRKRACKGCTCGLAELEEEEARTGLRKVVLLDGSEGGGTTEVKQSEKERLITAAKAAPKATSSCGSCFLGDAFRCASCPYLGLPAFKPGEKVEIDFGMDDI